Proteins found in one Geomonas subterranea genomic segment:
- the lptG gene encoding LPS export ABC transporter permease LptG codes for MSILTRYVAKAYLRMLGLCLGSFVTIYLVVDFMEKIGRFSRSGASWQHLALFFITKIPEMISDSAPLAVLMATLLTLGAFSLSSELTAMRSCGISLVRISAPILGISLLMSLTVLALGEFVIPKTYAQRLYIQAVLIQKKAPGMYFRQHNIWYREGDTVLRASLFEPSLNQLKGVTIWEMQPGTGLPLRRTDSTLGELGPRGWTLSEVVVRDFQGAEVMKTRKYPQLLAPLKLKPADLKVLGRYSDSMTLRQLNRYCKKIQAGGYDATRYITQFHSRISLPFGCAVMAFLGIPFALRGGRSSGIAFGVGISIGVGFLYVIINSVIISVGQVGLLPPVVAAWATNFIFLAAGGWLALTIDN; via the coding sequence ATGAGTATCCTGACGCGGTACGTGGCCAAGGCGTACCTGAGGATGCTGGGGCTCTGCCTGGGCTCCTTCGTCACCATCTACCTCGTGGTGGACTTCATGGAGAAGATCGGCCGCTTCTCCCGTAGCGGCGCCTCGTGGCAGCACCTGGCCCTGTTCTTCATCACCAAGATCCCGGAGATGATCAGCGATTCGGCGCCGCTGGCCGTGCTCATGGCGACTCTGCTCACCCTGGGCGCCTTCTCGCTCAGTTCCGAACTTACCGCCATGCGCAGTTGCGGTATAAGCCTCGTGCGCATTTCCGCCCCCATTCTCGGCATCTCGCTCCTCATGAGCCTCACCGTCCTGGCGCTTGGGGAATTCGTCATACCCAAGACGTACGCCCAGCGTCTTTACATCCAGGCGGTGCTGATCCAGAAGAAGGCCCCGGGGATGTACTTCCGTCAGCACAACATCTGGTACCGGGAGGGGGATACCGTGCTGCGCGCGAGCCTCTTCGAGCCGAGCCTGAACCAGCTTAAGGGTGTCACCATCTGGGAGATGCAGCCGGGGACCGGGCTGCCGCTGCGGCGCACCGATTCGACCCTTGGGGAGCTCGGCCCGCGCGGGTGGACCTTAAGCGAAGTGGTGGTGCGTGATTTCCAGGGTGCCGAGGTGATGAAGACGCGCAAGTACCCGCAGCTGCTCGCCCCCCTGAAACTGAAGCCGGCCGACCTCAAGGTGCTGGGGAGGTACTCGGACAGCATGACCCTCAGGCAGCTCAACCGCTACTGCAAGAAGATCCAGGCGGGGGGATACGACGCCACCCGCTACATCACCCAGTTCCACAGCAGGATCTCGCTCCCCTTCGGCTGTGCCGTCATGGCCTTCCTGGGGATCCCCTTCGCCTTGCGCGGCGGGAGGTCAAGCGGCATCGCCTTCGGTGTCGGCATTTCCATCGGGGTGGGCTTTCTCTACGTCATCATCAACTCGGTGATCATCTCGGTGGGGCAGGTCGGCCTGCTCCCCCCCGTGGTGGCCGCGTGGGCCACCAACTTCATCTTCCTGGCCGCTGGGGGATGGCTCGCCCTTACCATTGACAACTGA
- the lptF gene encoding LPS export ABC transporter permease LptF, giving the protein MKRTLYRYIFNEIPPPFFVGMVTFTFVLLMGRFLKLAEMVVEKGVPFGDVLRMVSYLLPSFWLFTIPMALLLSILLAFGRLSGDSEVTAMKSCGISLYGLLPPPLLFSVLATLGCLWVTIYAVPWGNSSFKKLMLDIAQSSAGVSIKEKVFNNAFPDMVIYADGLDAKGQSMVGVIVHDERNPKAPTTIFAATGALFSDPASRSMEFQLKNGSIHRSEEGAGYRMVQFQEYILRVALADSTPKEPRKTSEMSISELRHPPPGTPAKDVLARRLELHSRLALPFSCIVFTFVGVPLGIQNRRSGKASGFSLSIAVILCYYVALSGFGALGEKSVLPPFLSGWGPNLIFLLAGGYLFVKTAAEEPLPLTTLYRSAKDAVVNRIGKGVKR; this is encoded by the coding sequence ATGAAAAGGACCCTGTACCGCTACATTTTCAACGAGATACCGCCCCCTTTCTTCGTGGGCATGGTGACCTTCACCTTCGTCCTTTTGATGGGGCGCTTCCTGAAGCTGGCAGAGATGGTGGTCGAGAAGGGGGTTCCCTTCGGCGACGTCCTGCGCATGGTGAGCTACCTCCTCCCCTCCTTCTGGCTCTTCACCATCCCCATGGCGCTGCTTCTCTCCATACTGCTCGCCTTCGGGCGCCTCTCCGGCGACAGCGAGGTGACGGCGATGAAGAGCTGCGGCATCAGCCTGTACGGACTCCTCCCCCCTCCCCTGCTCTTCTCCGTGCTCGCCACCCTCGGGTGCCTCTGGGTCACCATCTACGCCGTCCCCTGGGGCAACAGCTCGTTCAAGAAGCTGATGCTGGACATAGCTCAGAGCAGCGCCGGCGTCTCGATCAAGGAGAAGGTCTTCAACAACGCCTTTCCCGACATGGTCATCTACGCCGACGGCCTGGATGCCAAGGGGCAGAGCATGGTGGGGGTCATCGTCCACGACGAGCGCAACCCCAAGGCGCCGACCACCATCTTCGCTGCCACTGGCGCGCTCTTCTCCGACCCGGCCAGCCGCTCCATGGAATTCCAGCTCAAAAACGGCTCGATCCACCGCAGCGAGGAAGGGGCGGGGTACCGCATGGTCCAGTTCCAGGAGTACATCCTGCGCGTTGCCCTGGCCGACTCGACTCCGAAGGAGCCCAGAAAGACAAGCGAGATGAGCATCTCCGAGTTGCGGCACCCTCCGCCGGGGACTCCCGCGAAGGACGTCCTGGCCCGCCGTCTGGAGCTGCATAGCCGCCTGGCGCTCCCGTTCTCCTGCATAGTCTTCACCTTCGTGGGGGTTCCGCTGGGGATCCAAAACCGCCGTTCGGGCAAGGCATCCGGCTTCTCGCTCAGCATCGCCGTGATTCTCTGCTACTACGTCGCGCTCTCCGGCTTCGGCGCCCTCGGAGAGAAGTCGGTCCTGCCGCCGTTTCTTTCCGGCTGGGGGCCGAACCTCATCTTCCTTCTGGCCGGCGGTTACCTGTTCGTGAAGACCGCTGCCGAGGAACCGCTCCCGCTGACCACCCTGTACCGCAGCGCCAAGGACGCGGTCGTAAACCGCATCGGCAAGGGGGTAAAGCGATGA
- a CDS encoding response regulator, with protein MAKLLVVDDEANIRLLYAQELSDEGYQVVTAGSALEAVEKLESESFDLAVIDIKLKNESGLELLQRIVKERHTIPVILCTAFSCYKDDFSAWLADGYVVKSSDLQELKDEISRVLAKRQRGAYV; from the coding sequence ATGGCGAAACTGTTGGTGGTTGATGACGAGGCGAACATCAGGTTGCTGTACGCCCAGGAGTTGAGCGATGAGGGGTACCAGGTGGTGACGGCGGGAAGCGCCCTCGAGGCGGTTGAGAAGCTGGAGTCGGAAAGCTTCGATCTCGCCGTGATCGACATAAAACTCAAGAACGAGAGCGGCCTCGAGCTTTTGCAGCGCATCGTCAAGGAGCGCCACACCATCCCGGTGATCCTGTGCACCGCCTTCTCCTGCTACAAGGACGATTTCTCGGCCTGGCTCGCCGACGGTTACGTGGTGAAGTCGAGCGACCTGCAGGAACTGAAGGACGAGATCTCCCGGGTCCTCGCCAAGAGGCAGCGGGGAGCGTACGTCTAA
- a CDS encoding sigma-54-dependent transcriptional regulator — protein MPPKILIIDDDSSLRRVLEYNLQQEGYDVYTAADGAAGLQLFEEKSPQLVITDLKMPGVTGFEVLSSVKERAPSTVVIVLTAFGAIDTAVEAMKLGAFHYLTKPFNREELKLTVLKGLQLQGLSEENRLLKEELSGRTEFKSIVGTSRAMEGVFSVVRKVADTEATVLITGESGTGKELVARAIHSGSSRRGAPFVAVNCAAIPKDLLESELFGHVKGAFTGAIRDKEGKFQLADGGTIFLDEVGDLPIELQPKLLRVLQERVVEPVGGTSLQKIDLRVVAATNADLERWIAEGKFREDLYYRLSVIPIQLPPLRERVEDVPLLIRYFCGKFGAEGVTFSKEALQRLKEYGWPGNVRELENTVERLLIMREGDQIGVDDLPAKISAAAPPPEGGVLRLPAGGYSLEQLEMEVVLEALNRCDWNQTAAARFLRIPRHTLIYRMEKYNITQPGRK, from the coding sequence ATGCCCCCAAAGATACTGATCATAGATGATGACAGCTCGTTACGGCGCGTGCTCGAGTACAACCTGCAGCAGGAAGGGTACGACGTCTACACCGCTGCCGACGGCGCCGCCGGGCTGCAGCTCTTCGAGGAGAAATCCCCCCAGCTCGTGATCACCGACCTGAAGATGCCGGGAGTCACCGGGTTCGAGGTGCTTTCCTCGGTCAAGGAGCGGGCTCCCTCCACCGTGGTCATCGTATTGACCGCCTTCGGCGCCATCGACACCGCCGTCGAGGCGATGAAGCTCGGTGCCTTTCACTACCTCACCAAGCCCTTCAACAGGGAGGAGCTGAAGCTGACCGTGCTGAAGGGGCTCCAGTTGCAGGGGCTCTCCGAGGAGAACCGCCTGCTCAAGGAGGAGCTTTCCGGCCGCACCGAGTTCAAGAGCATCGTCGGGACCTCCCGTGCCATGGAGGGGGTTTTCTCCGTGGTGCGCAAGGTTGCCGACACCGAGGCCACCGTCCTCATCACCGGGGAATCCGGGACCGGGAAGGAGCTGGTGGCGCGCGCCATACACTCCGGGAGCTCCCGCCGCGGCGCCCCCTTCGTGGCGGTGAACTGCGCCGCGATCCCCAAGGACCTCCTGGAGAGCGAGCTCTTCGGTCACGTGAAAGGGGCTTTCACCGGCGCCATCCGCGACAAGGAGGGGAAGTTCCAGCTGGCCGACGGCGGCACCATCTTCCTGGACGAGGTGGGGGACCTCCCCATCGAGTTGCAGCCGAAGCTGTTGCGGGTCTTGCAGGAACGGGTGGTCGAGCCGGTGGGGGGGACCTCGCTGCAGAAGATCGACCTCCGGGTCGTGGCCGCCACCAACGCCGACCTCGAGCGCTGGATCGCTGAGGGGAAGTTCCGCGAGGATCTCTACTACCGGCTCTCGGTGATCCCGATCCAGCTTCCGCCGCTGCGGGAGAGGGTGGAGGATGTGCCGCTTTTGATCCGCTATTTCTGCGGCAAGTTCGGCGCGGAAGGGGTGACCTTCAGCAAGGAGGCGCTGCAAAGGCTCAAGGAGTACGGCTGGCCAGGCAACGTCCGCGAACTGGAGAACACGGTGGAGCGTCTGCTCATCATGCGCGAGGGTGACCAGATCGGGGTGGACGACCTTCCCGCCAAGATATCGGCCGCGGCGCCACCTCCCGAGGGGGGTGTGCTGAGGCTCCCGGCCGGCGGGTATTCGCTGGAGCAACTCGAGATGGAGGTGGTCCTGGAGGCGCTCAACCGCTGCGACTGGAACCAGACCGCCGCCGCGCGCTTCCTGCGCATCCCGCGCCACACGCTGATTTACCGGATGGAAAAGTACAACATCACGCAACCGGGGAGGAAATGA
- a CDS encoding Crp/Fnr family transcriptional regulator: MENKDIIRKALLFSGLEEEYLVELAEIAVRRPFAKGETLFSEGEKAEGFYLLAAGALKLCKISPDGREKVLHMVHPVETFAEAAFFGDGKYPAEARGVERGEVLFFPRGAFMGLLERNPRFSMNLIASLSLLLRRFARQIEELSFADAPSRLASYLLDLAGRKSTSFQGKTYLELDMRKGELASRLGTVSETLSRTFKKMKDEGIIELDGNKVTIMQMERLKMMAGK, from the coding sequence ATGGAAAACAAGGACATCATCAGGAAAGCCCTGCTGTTCTCGGGCCTGGAAGAGGAGTACCTGGTCGAACTCGCCGAGATCGCGGTGCGGCGCCCCTTCGCCAAGGGTGAGACGCTGTTCAGCGAGGGGGAGAAGGCCGAGGGGTTCTATCTGCTCGCCGCGGGGGCGTTGAAGCTGTGCAAGATCTCCCCGGACGGGCGCGAGAAGGTGCTGCACATGGTGCACCCGGTGGAGACCTTCGCCGAGGCGGCCTTCTTCGGAGACGGCAAGTACCCGGCCGAGGCGCGCGGGGTGGAGCGGGGAGAGGTCCTGTTTTTCCCGCGCGGCGCCTTCATGGGGCTTTTGGAGCGCAACCCGCGCTTCTCGATGAACCTGATCGCCTCGCTGTCGCTCCTCTTGCGGCGCTTCGCCCGGCAGATCGAGGAACTCTCCTTCGCCGACGCCCCCTCCCGGCTCGCCTCCTACCTCCTGGACCTGGCCGGGCGCAAGAGCACCAGCTTCCAGGGGAAGACCTACCTCGAGCTGGATATGCGCAAGGGGGAGCTCGCCTCGCGGCTCGGCACGGTCAGCGAGACCCTCTCCCGCACCTTCAAGAAGATGAAGGACGAGGGGATCATTGAACTGGACGGCAACAAGGTGACCATCATGCAGATGGAGAGGCTCAAGATGATGGCGGGGAAGTAG
- a CDS encoding TlpA disulfide reductase family protein: MRRWIAAVLVAAALGVAAAGCTKKSADLPAVEGNAAPDFTLKDLSGKPVQLSTLKGKLVLVNFWATWCPPCREEIPSMVKLNQVMQGKNFQMLAISIDEGGKGAVEEFFKRGGVTLPALLDTDGQVARRYGTTGVPETFVVDPKGVIRKKVVGGLDWSNPEVIQALQEIMGGK; encoded by the coding sequence ATGAGACGTTGGATCGCTGCCGTGCTCGTGGCCGCGGCGCTGGGTGTGGCCGCCGCGGGGTGCACGAAGAAATCAGCCGACTTGCCGGCCGTCGAGGGGAATGCGGCGCCGGATTTCACGCTTAAAGACCTCTCCGGCAAGCCGGTGCAGCTCTCGACCCTGAAAGGCAAACTGGTGCTGGTGAACTTCTGGGCCACCTGGTGCCCCCCGTGCCGGGAGGAGATCCCGTCCATGGTGAAGCTGAACCAGGTGATGCAGGGTAAGAACTTCCAGATGCTCGCCATCTCCATCGACGAGGGGGGGAAGGGCGCCGTCGAGGAATTCTTCAAGCGCGGCGGCGTAACGCTCCCCGCCCTGCTCGACACCGACGGCCAGGTGGCCAGGCGCTATGGCACCACCGGCGTCCCCGAGACCTTCGTGGTCGACCCCAAAGGGGTCATCAGGAAGAAGGTGGTGGGGGGGCTGGACTGGAGCAACCCCGAGGTGATACAGGCCCTGCAGGAAATAATGGGCGGCAAATAA
- a CDS encoding cytochrome c biogenesis CcdA family protein: METNNISMIGAFVAGLLSFLSPCVLPLIPSYITYITGLSFADLNAEHPSHKVRQQTIIHSLLFIAGFTCVFVLLGASATFVGDFLHEHKTAIRRIGGILIVIFGIHVSGLFDITMLLGEKKLTLHRKPAGYLGSFVVGVVFAAGWTPCIGPILATILAVAATEGRGVWLLLSYSMGLAIPFFIASLALHQFLVFFRRFKRHIRLFEVITGGFMVVVGILIFTNSMVLISRYTSAWFGE; the protein is encoded by the coding sequence ATGGAAACGAACAACATCAGCATGATCGGCGCTTTCGTGGCGGGGCTGCTGTCGTTTCTCTCCCCTTGCGTGCTGCCCCTGATCCCCTCCTACATCACCTACATCACCGGGCTTTCCTTCGCCGACCTGAACGCCGAGCACCCAAGCCACAAGGTGCGCCAGCAGACCATCATCCACTCCCTGCTCTTCATCGCCGGTTTCACCTGCGTCTTCGTCCTTTTGGGGGCCTCGGCCACCTTTGTCGGTGATTTCCTGCACGAGCACAAGACCGCGATCCGGCGCATCGGCGGCATCCTCATCGTCATCTTCGGCATCCACGTCTCGGGGCTCTTCGACATCACCATGCTGCTGGGAGAGAAGAAGCTGACGCTGCACAGAAAACCGGCCGGGTACCTCGGGAGCTTCGTCGTCGGCGTGGTCTTCGCCGCCGGATGGACCCCCTGCATCGGGCCGATCCTCGCCACCATCCTGGCGGTCGCCGCCACCGAAGGGCGGGGAGTCTGGCTCCTTCTGTCCTACTCGATGGGACTCGCCATCCCGTTCTTCATCGCCTCCCTCGCGCTGCACCAGTTCCTGGTCTTCTTCCGCCGCTTCAAGCGGCACATACGGCTGTTCGAGGTCATCACCGGGGGCTTCATGGTCGTCGTCGGGATACTCATCTTCACCAACTCCATGGTGCTGATCAGCAGGTACACCAGCGCCTGGTTCGGCGAGTGA
- a CDS encoding VOC family protein, with the protein MTADLTIQLCVSDLDTTEAFYAGILSLPVQRPVTAPGAPEHLLLETEEIQIIFVEDAAVAQLHPILQARLEGFPRGVGMTLHLVVEGIEEIYQELQEEDLEILYPLERKPYGTYELWCFDPDGYLVVLEEPVG; encoded by the coding sequence GTGACGGCGGACCTTACCATCCAGCTCTGCGTGTCCGACCTCGATACCACCGAGGCCTTCTACGCGGGCATCCTGAGCCTCCCGGTGCAGCGCCCGGTCACGGCGCCGGGAGCGCCGGAGCACCTGCTTCTGGAAACGGAGGAGATTCAGATCATCTTCGTGGAGGATGCGGCGGTGGCGCAGCTGCACCCCATCCTGCAGGCGCGCCTGGAGGGGTTCCCGCGCGGGGTGGGGATGACGCTGCATCTTGTGGTCGAGGGGATCGAGGAGATCTACCAGGAGCTGCAGGAAGAGGACCTGGAGATCCTCTACCCGCTGGAGAGAAAGCCGTACGGGACCTACGAGCTCTGGTGCTTCGATCCCGACGGCTATCTGGTTGTGCTGGAGGAACCGGTCGGCTAG
- a CDS encoding sensor histidine kinase: MDWECCWSRDQIEPENCPYIGEGEEDLLVSQRRRIVEKCVECPRFKNDLARMKGSGYPLSDVLPYILTEFQEQKSQMGAMLSFLNSKTREIKFLREVGLVLQTSLDLDEVLSIAMTAITAGKGFGMNRAFLLMTDKDRRHIRGYLGVGPRDYEEAWRTWEDIGRSNFTLRQLARDFQKTKLNSEKVKFHDILNQLTVPLADQGHIFNRALLGKKPILVENALNNPDLDRGLARILGVDTFLVMPLISRNRRIGVIIADNCITHKPITLQDMQSLETFAFPVAFALERASLYERLQEEVAKQKAANVKLREQQELIVKMEKMALVGKITSSIAHSIRNPLMVIGGFARTLLKATPDQDEKRSYLESIVRETRQLEDVLSEVLDYSESLFPVTDFWDLNELVGKAMGELEGALEQAGVRCRMELAPELPMVRIDYKQISYCLKTITATALAAIEQGGELRIESVLDGDGVLLRVSDDGRPFTQTAQEALTAPFFQTQELGEGVGLSLCKSILERQGNSLSILSRPGGGNTYSIRLLTRKENI, encoded by the coding sequence TTGGATTGGGAATGCTGTTGGAGCAGGGATCAGATCGAGCCCGAGAATTGCCCGTACATAGGCGAGGGGGAGGAGGACCTGTTAGTTTCCCAGCGCCGCAGGATCGTGGAGAAGTGCGTTGAGTGCCCCCGCTTCAAGAACGACCTGGCCCGGATGAAGGGGTCGGGTTACCCGCTGTCCGACGTACTCCCGTACATACTGACCGAGTTCCAGGAACAGAAGTCCCAGATGGGGGCCATGCTGAGCTTCTTGAACAGCAAGACCCGCGAGATCAAGTTCCTGCGCGAGGTGGGCCTCGTGCTGCAGACCTCGCTGGACCTGGACGAGGTCCTCTCCATAGCCATGACCGCCATCACCGCCGGGAAGGGGTTCGGCATGAACCGCGCCTTCCTGCTGATGACGGACAAGGACCGGCGTCACATCCGCGGCTACCTCGGCGTGGGCCCCCGGGATTACGAGGAGGCGTGGCGCACCTGGGAGGACATCGGCCGCAGCAACTTCACCCTGAGGCAGCTGGCGCGGGATTTCCAGAAGACCAAGCTCAACTCGGAGAAGGTGAAGTTCCACGACATCCTGAACCAGCTCACCGTCCCCCTGGCCGACCAGGGGCACATCTTCAACCGGGCCCTGTTGGGGAAGAAGCCGATCCTGGTGGAGAACGCGCTGAACAACCCGGACCTGGACCGGGGGCTGGCCCGCATCCTCGGAGTGGATACCTTCCTGGTCATGCCGCTCATCTCCAGGAACCGCCGCATCGGCGTCATCATCGCCGACAACTGCATCACCCATAAGCCGATAACGCTGCAGGACATGCAGTCCCTGGAAACCTTCGCCTTCCCGGTCGCCTTCGCGCTGGAGCGCGCCTCCCTGTACGAGCGTCTGCAGGAGGAGGTGGCCAAGCAAAAGGCGGCCAACGTGAAGTTGCGCGAGCAGCAGGAGCTGATCGTGAAGATGGAGAAGATGGCGCTGGTGGGGAAGATCACCTCCAGCATCGCCCACTCCATCAGGAACCCGCTCATGGTGATCGGCGGTTTCGCCCGCACCCTCTTGAAGGCGACCCCGGACCAGGACGAGAAGCGGAGCTACCTGGAGTCGATCGTGCGCGAGACGCGGCAGCTCGAGGATGTGCTGAGCGAGGTGTTGGACTACTCCGAGTCCCTGTTCCCGGTCACCGACTTCTGGGACTTGAACGAACTGGTGGGTAAGGCGATGGGGGAGCTGGAAGGGGCACTGGAGCAGGCGGGGGTCCGGTGCCGCATGGAGCTTGCCCCTGAGCTCCCCATGGTGCGCATCGACTACAAGCAGATCAGCTACTGCCTGAAGACCATCACCGCCACGGCGCTTGCCGCCATCGAGCAGGGGGGGGAGCTGCGCATAGAGAGCGTGCTGGACGGGGACGGGGTGCTCCTGCGCGTCAGCGATGACGGCAGGCCCTTCACCCAGACCGCCCAGGAGGCCCTCACCGCGCCCTTCTTCCAGACCCAGGAGCTCGGGGAGGGGGTGGGGCTCTCCCTGTGCAAGTCCATCCTGGAAAGGCAGGGCAATTCTCTTTCGATACTAAGCCGCCCCGGGGGCGGCAACACGTACAGCATCAGGCTTTTGACGAGAAAGGAGAACATCTGA
- a CDS encoding IPT/TIG domain-containing protein — protein sequence MIRKLTITLLFLLFCATTAPAQQTPPPAADSGRLAALSVLSILPAQGEPGTTVTLNGTGFTSATTVMLGSRELPAQVVGGRIMTFELPELPPGAYALFLKRDDGATTRPFNFVLQAQKPVVSSLIPDTVTSCATGREREVLVNGANFRTGTRVLLDGAVLTTRFISPVMLAFTAPTLPAGVHQVQVKNPTDASSTVLALFIDAKPEIANVSVGREFVNYYELIVSGRNFHQNSVLVVDGKRLATGKQLVGEREQLVYGGCNQMTYLRFPYDPTPKEITLQVVNQSGEESALFTISAP from the coding sequence ATGATCCGCAAGTTGACCATCACCCTGCTGTTTCTTTTGTTCTGCGCGACGACCGCGCCGGCCCAGCAGACGCCCCCTCCGGCGGCGGACTCCGGCCGGCTGGCGGCGCTGAGCGTCCTCAGCATCCTCCCCGCCCAGGGCGAGCCCGGCACCACGGTGACCCTGAACGGCACCGGCTTCACCTCCGCCACCACCGTCATGCTGGGGAGCCGGGAACTCCCCGCACAGGTCGTCGGGGGGCGCATCATGACCTTCGAGCTCCCCGAGCTGCCGCCGGGCGCCTACGCCCTGTTCCTGAAACGCGATGACGGCGCCACCACCCGCCCCTTCAACTTCGTGCTGCAGGCGCAAAAGCCGGTGGTCTCCTCGCTCATCCCCGACACCGTCACCAGCTGCGCCACCGGCCGGGAGCGCGAGGTGCTGGTCAACGGGGCCAACTTCCGCACCGGCACCCGCGTGCTCCTCGACGGTGCCGTGCTCACCACCCGCTTCATCTCCCCGGTCATGCTCGCCTTCACCGCTCCCACGCTCCCCGCCGGGGTGCATCAGGTCCAGGTGAAGAACCCCACCGACGCCTCGTCGACTGTGCTGGCACTCTTCATCGACGCGAAGCCAGAGATAGCGAACGTGTCCGTGGGGAGGGAGTTCGTGAACTACTACGAGTTGATCGTGAGCGGGAGGAATTTCCACCAGAATTCGGTGCTGGTCGTGGACGGCAAGAGACTCGCCACCGGGAAACAGCTGGTGGGAGAGAGGGAGCAGCTCGTGTACGGCGGGTGCAACCAGATGACCTACCTGAGGTTCCCTTACGACCCGACCCCGAAGGAAATCACCCTGCAGGTGGTGAACCAAAGCGGGGAGGAGAGCGCCCTGTTCACCATCAGCGCCCCCTGA